The following coding sequences lie in one Novipirellula aureliae genomic window:
- a CDS encoding anthranilate synthase component I family protein, which yields MNPSLPPNQDQPLPIVRELPAGFSIADVFFDFANRDGCLWFDSASSTPRDGGPLSDNEDSDLPSGRYSFLMSNPVDRLIAYLGDRDPWPQIAAWYDHMPKVNHSQNDLPPMQGGIAGLIGYEAATWLETIPIAREDNFPTPAIWLGLYDWTIATDHHQQKSWLISQGFAALDQDNSYQCRVPRAMRRADEVQQWLETACRRSKSVPKQPLPLDDVDRSRVESNFSSESFRNAIARVVEKIFNGDCFQVNVAQRLLCRATSDSADLYQRLRSINPAPFGAFLKGEDFEVISSSPESFLKLEDGWVETRPIKGTVARTGDEVSDRALANELSKSEKERAENIMIVDLMRNDLSRVCTDESVHVRKLCQLEKYQYVQHLVSVVEGKLDVGRTIVDLLKACFPGGSITGAPKIEAMRTIAELEPHCRGPYCGSMGYISCHGAAEFNILIRTITSATRAGTRSNAPSGDCETVKQSSPRYWQIPVGGGITARSRPELEEAETWIKAAGILKALPGGVPIR from the coding sequence TTGAATCCTTCTTTGCCGCCAAACCAAGATCAACCGCTGCCGATTGTCCGCGAATTGCCGGCTGGCTTTTCGATTGCCGACGTCTTTTTCGACTTTGCCAACCGCGATGGTTGTTTATGGTTCGATTCCGCTAGTTCCACACCGCGCGACGGCGGCCCATTATCCGACAACGAGGATTCGGATTTACCATCCGGTCGCTATTCGTTTTTGATGTCCAATCCGGTCGACCGGTTAATCGCCTATCTTGGTGATCGCGATCCATGGCCGCAAATTGCAGCTTGGTACGACCACATGCCCAAGGTCAACCATTCCCAAAATGACCTGCCGCCGATGCAGGGCGGGATTGCTGGATTGATTGGCTATGAAGCAGCAACTTGGCTCGAAACGATACCGATTGCACGAGAGGACAATTTCCCGACCCCAGCGATCTGGCTCGGACTCTACGACTGGACGATCGCAACGGATCACCACCAACAAAAGTCTTGGCTAATCAGCCAAGGTTTTGCGGCCCTCGATCAAGACAATTCGTACCAATGCCGTGTGCCGCGAGCCATGCGACGAGCCGATGAGGTGCAACAATGGCTGGAAACAGCTTGTCGTCGATCGAAGTCCGTACCAAAGCAACCACTTCCGCTCGATGATGTTGATCGATCGCGCGTGGAGAGTAATTTTTCAAGCGAATCATTTCGTAATGCGATTGCCAGGGTCGTCGAGAAAATCTTCAATGGGGATTGCTTCCAGGTCAATGTAGCCCAACGGTTGCTGTGCCGAGCAACATCCGACTCCGCCGACCTCTATCAACGGCTACGAAGCATCAACCCGGCTCCCTTTGGTGCCTTCTTGAAGGGCGAGGATTTTGAGGTAATCAGCAGCTCACCCGAGTCGTTTCTAAAACTGGAAGACGGTTGGGTGGAAACCAGGCCGATCAAAGGAACCGTTGCCAGAACCGGTGACGAGGTTTCCGATCGTGCCCTCGCTAACGAACTATCGAAAAGTGAAAAAGAGAGGGCGGAAAACATCATGATCGTCGACTTGATGAGAAATGACCTGTCGAGGGTGTGCACCGATGAAAGTGTTCATGTTCGCAAGCTCTGCCAACTCGAAAAATACCAGTACGTACAGCACCTGGTATCCGTTGTCGAAGGGAAGCTTGATGTCGGTCGCACAATCGTGGATCTACTCAAAGCTTGTTTCCCAGGCGGCAGTATCACCGGTGCGCCAAAAATTGAAGCGATGCGAACAATCGCCGAACTCGAACCCCATTGTCGTGGTCCGTATTGCGGGTCGATGGGCTACATCAGCTGTCACGGTGCAGCGGAGTTCAATATTTTGATTCGAACGATCACGTCCGCCACCCGTGCAGGTACTCGTTCAAACGCCCCTTCAGGTGATTGCGAAACAGTCAAGCAATCATCACCACGCTATTGGCAAATACCCGTTGGCGGAGGGATCACCGCCCGCAGTCGCCCTGAATTAGAAGAAGCGGAAACTTGGATAAAGGCAGCGGGGATCTTAAAAGCACTGCCCGGCGGCGTGCCGATTCGGTGA
- a CDS encoding Dabb family protein encodes MARLAHHVFFLLKDRRPEAIEALAASCEKYLNGHDGVVDFSVGTRDHELDRPVNLDFDVSLHLVFRDRAAHDAYQTIEQHLSFIAENKESWQQITVCDSNLR; translated from the coding sequence ATGGCACGATTGGCTCATCATGTTTTCTTTCTCTTAAAGGACCGTCGCCCTGAAGCAATTGAAGCTTTGGCGGCTTCGTGCGAAAAGTATCTCAACGGTCACGATGGCGTGGTCGATTTTTCCGTTGGAACTCGCGATCACGAGCTCGACCGCCCGGTGAACCTCGATTTCGATGTTTCCCTGCATCTCGTCTTTCGTGATCGAGCGGCTCATGATGCTTATCAGACGATCGAGCAGCATTTGTCATTCATCGCGGAGAACAAAGAAAGTTGGCAGCAAATTACGGTGTGCGACAGTAATTTGAGGTAG
- a CDS encoding FHA domain-containing protein, giving the protein MNIESKPQYAGPYGQLSPTGGGDIIPLVKDRILVGRRAESDIQLKFANVSGQHCRLTLEQGYWFIRDLNSRNGIKVDGHPVIRKRLDPNCKVSIARHHFTIEYEPQLLGAYGPPPADDDYLDDLLKSSLMDRAGMSRRDPKSPYSNRNPSE; this is encoded by the coding sequence GTGAACATTGAATCGAAACCTCAATACGCTGGCCCTTATGGCCAACTTAGCCCTACTGGTGGCGGTGACATTATCCCGCTGGTCAAAGACAGGATCTTGGTCGGTCGACGTGCTGAGAGCGATATTCAACTCAAGTTTGCGAACGTCTCTGGCCAACATTGCCGTTTAACGCTCGAACAAGGGTATTGGTTTATCCGAGATTTGAACAGCCGTAATGGGATCAAGGTGGATGGACATCCCGTCATCCGAAAAAGACTCGACCCCAACTGCAAAGTGTCCATTGCCCGCCATCATTTTACGATCGAGTACGAACCGCAACTTCTCGGAGCTTATGGGCCACCACCAGCGGACGACGATTACTTGGATGATTTGTTAAAGAGTTCGCTGATGGACCGAGCCGGGATGAGCCGCCGTGATCCGAAAAGCCCCTATTCCAATCGCAATCCGAGCGAGTAA
- a CDS encoding TIGR01212 family radical SAM protein (This family includes YhcC from E. coli K-12, an uncharacterized radical SAM protein.), producing MATSPYSPLSQSPESVKLAWQTENLPFNAFGASLKRTFGGRIQRVSIDAGFTCPNVDGAMTKGGCNFCDNRSFSPSRRVRLKRVSEQLASGIAAVTERYKKVAGFIAYFQPATNTYAPVEQLEELFELSLSIDDRVVGLAVGTRPDCVPDCVLDLLERLAVDKHISLEFGMQTIHQAGLDWMNRAHDHASMINAIDRSRGRGFECCTHIILGIPGETHEMMMQTAEEVGRLGFDSIKLHNLYAVEGTPLGEDVKKGKTELMGREDYIQTVVDFLERIPPETIVERVSGEAPPNYLIAPKWCLEKSSVRLAIEGEFKRRGTRQGSKHVAPKVDPAKRSRPSDSTPEPIRDQIEKRSRLPVLKMQC from the coding sequence ATGGCAACAAGCCCATATTCTCCCCTCTCTCAATCACCGGAATCGGTAAAATTGGCATGGCAAACCGAGAATTTGCCGTTCAACGCATTCGGCGCTTCCCTAAAACGGACATTCGGAGGACGGATTCAACGAGTCAGCATCGATGCGGGGTTTACTTGCCCCAACGTGGATGGAGCGATGACCAAAGGAGGATGCAACTTTTGCGACAATCGCTCCTTCAGTCCCTCGCGGCGCGTGCGATTGAAAAGAGTTAGTGAACAATTGGCATCCGGGATTGCAGCGGTCACCGAGCGTTACAAGAAAGTTGCTGGATTCATTGCCTATTTCCAACCAGCGACCAACACCTATGCTCCTGTGGAACAGCTGGAAGAATTATTCGAATTGTCATTGTCGATCGATGATCGAGTGGTCGGTTTGGCGGTCGGCACACGCCCAGATTGTGTTCCCGATTGCGTCTTGGATCTGCTGGAACGACTCGCGGTAGACAAACACATTTCGCTTGAATTTGGCATGCAAACAATCCATCAAGCGGGCTTGGATTGGATGAACCGGGCGCATGACCACGCCAGCATGATCAATGCGATTGACCGCAGCCGAGGCCGAGGTTTCGAGTGCTGTACCCATATTATTCTCGGGATCCCTGGCGAAACGCATGAAATGATGATGCAAACGGCGGAGGAAGTCGGCCGGCTTGGCTTCGATTCCATCAAATTGCACAATCTGTACGCGGTCGAAGGAACGCCCCTCGGCGAAGACGTCAAGAAGGGAAAGACCGAATTGATGGGGCGAGAGGATTACATACAAACCGTTGTCGATTTCCTTGAGCGAATTCCGCCTGAAACGATCGTAGAACGAGTCAGCGGGGAAGCGCCGCCGAATTACTTGATCGCCCCCAAATGGTGTTTGGAAAAATCTTCGGTGCGGCTGGCAATCGAAGGCGAATTCAAACGACGCGGAACGCGGCAAGGATCCAAACATGTCGCTCCCAAAGTCGATCCAGCAAAACGTTCGCGGCCCAGCGATTCGACCCCTGAGCCGATTCGGGATCAAATCGAAAAACGCAGCCGATTGCCAGTGCTAAAAATGCAGTGCTAA
- a CDS encoding AAA family ATPase — protein sequence MTANTAANENPISEADANRLHEARKRIIEQLGKIIVGQEKVIDEIMICLFSRGHCMLEGVPGLAKTLMISTLAQALDLSFSRIQFTPDLMPGDVTGTEVMEEDRSTGQREFRFMQGPLFANVVLADEINRTPPKTQAALLEAMQERQVTVGRNRHELSDPFFVLATQNPIEQEGTYPLPEAQQDRFMFKVFVNYPSFNEEFEVARRTTGTVTETVEAVLGADEILRLQQLVRQVPVSDHVVRYALSLVRQTRVGGDGTPDFVDELVGWGAGPRAVQFMILGGKARALLEGRFHVQVEDIQYLAKPVLRHRMVVNFAAESDGVTSDDVIDRLIASTPTTEDELSRDARFQKIFAS from the coding sequence ATGACGGCCAATACCGCGGCAAATGAAAACCCGATTAGCGAAGCGGATGCAAATCGGCTTCATGAAGCTCGCAAACGGATCATTGAACAACTTGGCAAGATCATCGTCGGGCAAGAAAAGGTGATCGATGAGATCATGATTTGCTTGTTCAGTCGTGGCCACTGCATGCTCGAGGGTGTTCCAGGCTTGGCCAAAACACTGATGATTAGCACGTTGGCCCAGGCACTGGATTTGTCTTTTAGCCGTATCCAATTCACACCTGACTTGATGCCAGGCGATGTGACTGGCACCGAGGTGATGGAAGAAGATCGCTCGACCGGACAACGTGAATTTCGGTTCATGCAAGGACCATTGTTCGCCAATGTTGTGCTGGCTGACGAAATCAACCGCACGCCGCCGAAGACGCAAGCCGCACTGCTTGAGGCGATGCAGGAACGGCAGGTCACCGTTGGGCGCAACCGCCACGAATTGTCGGATCCCTTTTTTGTTCTGGCAACGCAAAACCCGATCGAGCAAGAGGGGACCTACCCGCTGCCGGAGGCTCAACAAGACCGCTTCATGTTCAAAGTCTTTGTGAACTATCCGAGTTTCAACGAAGAGTTCGAAGTTGCCCGGCGGACGACGGGGACGGTAACCGAAACCGTCGAAGCGGTCCTCGGCGCCGACGAAATTCTTCGACTCCAACAACTCGTTCGCCAAGTTCCTGTTAGCGATCATGTGGTCCGCTATGCCCTAAGTTTAGTTCGGCAAACGCGAGTCGGCGGTGATGGCACACCCGATTTCGTCGACGAACTGGTCGGCTGGGGAGCTGGTCCGCGAGCGGTCCAGTTCATGATTCTCGGCGGCAAGGCCCGCGCGCTTCTCGAAGGCCGCTTCCATGTGCAAGTCGAGGATATCCAGTATCTGGCGAAGCCGGTTTTGCGTCACCGGATGGTCGTCAATTTTGCTGCCGAAAGTGACGGAGTGACTAGCGACGACGTGATTGACCGACTCATTGCTTCCACGCCAACGACCGAGGACGAACTGTCACGCGATGCCCGCTTCCAAAAAATATTTGCGTCCTGA
- a CDS encoding DUF58 domain-containing protein, which produces MRPEVTARIRRLELTARRVVEGFLSGMHRSPYFGQSIEFLQHRQYTRGDEIRHIDWKVYARQDKLHIKQYEEETNLRLTLLVDRSASMAYGDGETNKFDYSASLAASLAYLALRQKDATALYTFDTRVRAMVPAKSNQQQLTRILSMLDDVGADGRTDLSAVAKEIAQAIPRRGLIVIVSDLLGVDSLIEGLRLLRSRGHDVALFHVMHHDELEFDFSGATRFEGLESEDTLNCNPRALRDGYLEALNAFLHSTKKTCSRLSIDYLQVCTNEPLDAVLAKFLAARQSLPKIK; this is translated from the coding sequence TTGCGTCCTGAAGTCACCGCCCGTATTCGTCGACTTGAATTGACGGCACGGCGCGTGGTCGAAGGCTTTTTGTCGGGAATGCACCGAAGTCCCTACTTTGGACAATCGATCGAATTCCTACAACACCGCCAATACACTCGAGGCGACGAAATTCGCCATATCGATTGGAAGGTCTACGCGCGTCAAGACAAACTACACATCAAACAATACGAAGAGGAAACGAATCTTCGGCTAACCCTGCTCGTCGATCGATCGGCCAGTATGGCGTATGGCGATGGTGAGACGAACAAGTTCGATTATTCCGCATCACTCGCTGCTTCGTTGGCCTACCTGGCATTGCGACAAAAGGACGCCACGGCACTCTATACGTTCGATACTCGGGTGCGAGCGATGGTGCCCGCCAAAAGCAACCAACAACAATTGACTCGCATCCTTTCGATGCTCGACGATGTGGGTGCCGACGGACGAACCGATTTGTCCGCCGTTGCCAAAGAAATTGCTCAAGCGATTCCACGACGAGGATTGATCGTTATCGTCTCCGATCTGCTGGGTGTCGATTCGTTGATCGAGGGGTTGCGGCTACTGAGAAGCCGAGGCCATGACGTCGCTTTGTTTCATGTCATGCATCACGACGAGTTAGAATTCGACTTTAGCGGAGCCACTCGCTTCGAAGGTTTGGAATCCGAAGATACGCTCAATTGTAACCCCCGTGCCTTGCGTGACGGTTACTTGGAAGCCTTGAACGCATTCCTTCATAGCACGAAAAAAACGTGCAGTCGCTTGTCGATCGATTATCTGCAAGTCTGTACCAACGAGCCGCTCGATGCAGTGCTCGCCAAGTTTTTAGCCGCCCGTCAATCGTTACCAAAAATCAAATAG
- a CDS encoding BatA domain-containing protein, with amino-acid sequence MFLYPALTIGFLFVAVPLLVHLINMLRHRRQKWAAMDFLLASYRKQKKWIRLRQLLLLLSRLAVAAVLIAMLCGWTGSRQMLGVLGGSTTHHVVILDDSYSMGDSSGRTTAYGRSLVALQNLTRQLANDGGIHELTVMRSSRAAMTVRGGNESGDIAADLSAQTITSDARLINRIMATEASPIRTDLVAAIDLAGELIENTPTDQTILYIASDFRDRDWAEPRRLAESLKAISADSVSIRMIDCAVAPTSNLAVTELAPLPDVWVAGVPVVVHATIRNYGPNDVNNVSVDTQIFQYPSSLTLADPTLVVSANVESLPTMVIESLAVGEEITKSFQVYIADQGTHAVKVSLRDDALSIDNSRVCTLPLSDAEKVLVIDGTTDGRGAYHVASVLDPGSQVRIGAIPDIKPPSFLRSATLETLLPYRAIYLIDVEEIGENVADSLDRYVRRGGGLAWFLGENVNADSYNNSLLAGERRLLPMPLAEQQNIPQPDSLSSAEVSSADVLFGEDAELLAPLQVAGDAALSMIGLSRSWTFEKPSLESRDDAKRPRMRTVLKRRDGKPLVTKHDVERGRVITVLTGLDNRWTNWAGDPTFVVFLLQANADLWSGAAASTQRFVDDPIRRTISLESYAPEATFLPASNEPPRIPLEVAAQTVPGDANQIDMLAEFSLDPNEMVISGESNISDVLRPGVGEWSLVRSDGQGEVAPVASVIRDGEGDLRRIDAASIQQELMPLEVKFIDSEVWNNETQTAGSSTLALVLLGLLGLLLAIEQVLAYWASYHTKTIDQSSATAKQSFLKHRGPFSVRAAR; translated from the coding sequence TTGTTTCTCTACCCTGCTTTAACGATCGGTTTTCTCTTCGTCGCGGTGCCGTTGTTGGTCCATCTGATCAACATGCTTCGGCATCGACGCCAGAAGTGGGCCGCCATGGACTTTTTGCTCGCCAGTTACCGCAAGCAGAAGAAATGGATTCGTCTGCGCCAACTTTTGCTGCTCCTTTCGCGGCTCGCGGTCGCTGCCGTCTTGATCGCCATGCTTTGCGGATGGACCGGCAGCCGACAAATGCTCGGCGTACTAGGGGGCAGCACGACACACCACGTCGTGATTTTGGATGACAGCTATTCCATGGGCGATTCCAGCGGCCGAACCACGGCCTACGGACGCTCATTGGTGGCCCTACAAAATCTGACTCGACAATTGGCGAACGACGGCGGCATCCACGAATTGACCGTGATGCGATCGAGCCGTGCAGCAATGACCGTTCGCGGGGGGAATGAGTCAGGAGACATTGCCGCAGATTTGTCGGCGCAAACCATTACCTCCGACGCCCGGCTGATCAACCGTATCATGGCCACAGAGGCTTCACCAATACGAACCGACCTCGTGGCCGCTATCGATTTGGCCGGAGAGCTAATTGAAAACACGCCAACGGATCAAACCATCCTCTACATCGCCAGCGATTTTCGTGATCGTGATTGGGCCGAGCCTCGGCGGTTGGCCGAATCTCTGAAAGCGATCTCGGCTGATTCCGTATCGATTCGGATGATCGATTGTGCGGTCGCACCAACATCGAACTTGGCGGTGACCGAACTGGCACCACTACCCGATGTGTGGGTTGCGGGCGTGCCGGTGGTGGTTCATGCAACCATCCGAAACTACGGACCAAACGATGTCAATAATGTTTCGGTCGACACTCAGATTTTTCAATATCCGTCAAGCTTAACGCTTGCCGACCCAACCTTGGTCGTTTCAGCAAATGTCGAGTCCTTGCCCACGATGGTCATCGAGTCGCTCGCGGTAGGCGAAGAGATCACCAAGTCGTTCCAAGTCTACATCGCCGATCAGGGAACGCATGCGGTCAAGGTCTCGCTTCGTGATGATGCCTTGTCAATCGATAATTCACGAGTTTGTACGCTGCCGCTTTCGGACGCCGAAAAGGTGTTGGTGATTGATGGGACAACCGATGGTCGCGGTGCGTACCATGTCGCATCGGTTCTCGATCCAGGAAGCCAAGTACGTATTGGTGCGATCCCCGATATCAAGCCGCCGTCGTTCCTGCGTTCGGCGACGCTCGAAACGCTCTTACCCTACCGAGCGATCTACTTAATCGACGTTGAGGAGATTGGTGAAAACGTTGCGGATTCACTCGACCGCTACGTACGTCGAGGTGGCGGCTTGGCTTGGTTCCTAGGGGAAAATGTCAATGCCGATTCATACAACAACAGTCTCTTAGCCGGAGAGCGACGCCTGTTGCCGATGCCGCTCGCCGAGCAACAAAACATTCCTCAGCCCGATAGTCTTTCGTCTGCCGAAGTGTCATCCGCCGATGTATTGTTTGGTGAGGACGCTGAATTGTTGGCACCCCTGCAAGTCGCTGGCGATGCGGCCCTTTCCATGATTGGTTTGTCCCGTTCGTGGACATTCGAAAAGCCGAGCTTGGAGTCGCGTGACGATGCAAAGCGTCCGCGAATGCGAACGGTACTCAAGCGACGCGATGGCAAACCATTGGTGACGAAGCACGATGTCGAGCGAGGCCGTGTGATCACGGTCTTGACCGGCCTCGACAATCGTTGGACGAACTGGGCGGGTGACCCCACGTTTGTCGTCTTCTTGTTACAAGCCAACGCAGATTTGTGGAGTGGTGCGGCAGCGTCGACGCAGCGATTTGTCGATGATCCGATCCGCCGCACGATTTCGCTCGAGTCCTACGCACCGGAAGCGACCTTTCTACCCGCATCAAACGAACCACCGCGAATCCCTCTGGAAGTTGCCGCTCAAACGGTCCCAGGTGACGCCAACCAAATCGACATGCTCGCAGAATTCTCGCTCGACCCAAATGAGATGGTGATTTCAGGCGAATCGAATATAAGTGATGTGCTGCGACCGGGAGTCGGCGAATGGTCGCTGGTTCGCAGCGATGGTCAGGGAGAAGTGGCTCCGGTCGCTTCGGTTATCCGTGACGGTGAAGGAGACTTGAGACGTATCGACGCCGCGTCGATTCAACAGGAATTAATGCCGCTGGAGGTAAAATTTATCGATAGCGAAGTTTGGAACAACGAAACGCAAACCGCCGGCAGCAGCACGTTGGCACTCGTGCTGCTCGGCTTGCTCGGCCTGCTACTGGCAATCGAACAAGTGTTAGCCTATTGGGCTAGCTACCACACCAAGACGATCGATCAATCGAGTGCGACAGCGAAGCAATCTTTTTTGAAGCATCGTGGTCCCTTTTCAGTACGGGCGGCACGATGA
- a CDS encoding VWA domain-containing protein: MNTESIGNSTQKIVYEFARAATLEGWWSWALLIGSLAVLLFLCVRLYRRDVAELSPVMRRTLILLRLATIAALVFFFFDLHRRSERMMTRSSEVVVLVDTSQSMSLSVGAMSATETRSDRAARLLGNSGLLDKLEKEHLVSVYSFAQNSEPKLLENRRADSESATVRELDAKASEDLAGASLAAQLGALLVGLGLLLCIVSLLVGAAGKSGLIPWAIASSALSLFLGIVLLGSIYAVNTNRSLAELLGTDSGSPTTEDTERSSDIDEPSPIEPSPIEQSPMEQSPIDGATEPIRVVDWAQAVAAAGTESRIGDAIRNVLTDHDPSTLSGIVVVSDGQNNGGAGTATAIAAARRSQVALYPLGLGSSDAPLNVRVVDLDAPRRVYPGDKFAITAMLQASGPNSVEVEVQLLDTLDDEPADVSSSDLNNAAENLGEVIDSQRVRINSDGTLAAIRFEIEPESVGRRRLAIRVIAPENDQNRRDDVRTARYEVVAKKLRVLAVAGGPTREYRFIRNLMFRDKSIEFDVWLQTGMPGMSQDADKVLTEFPSDPESLFEYDSIIMFDPDWTAISAESIDLVDRWISQQAGGLILIAGPVYHPQWTRMRTDPRINRISGFYPVNLTTRGALLGGGRQGGENPWPLEFTPEARRAEFLWIADDPAESFDIWEKFGGVFDFVGVKSPKPGAKVYAHFSDPTTEIGGSLPVYLASHFYGAGRVYFQGSGEMWRLRGESDAYFDSYYTKLVRWVSEGRLLRDSTRGVLLIDSSRAMIGETIAIRAILTDDQFEPLDVPEVAAKLLAPSGRIDDVKLLPLKGEPRPGTYGGQFIAREAGNYEIRVTLGDALDEQVLQQSVQVRLPTIELERPRRNDDELQQLADMTGGIYTAIDSETSDESVVSTLTSTLKPQPQTTVLPGTPDLDFNRRRNVVLMWLIATLLTMEWVTRRLHRLA, encoded by the coding sequence ATGAATACAGAATCGATCGGAAACAGTACACAGAAAATCGTATACGAGTTCGCTCGCGCCGCCACGCTCGAAGGATGGTGGTCGTGGGCGTTGTTGATCGGTTCGCTGGCCGTGTTGCTATTTTTGTGTGTCCGTTTGTATCGCCGCGACGTCGCCGAGCTTTCGCCCGTCATGCGACGCACCTTAATCCTGCTGAGACTCGCGACGATCGCCGCCTTGGTGTTCTTCTTTTTTGATTTGCATCGCCGCTCGGAACGAATGATGACGCGATCGAGCGAAGTGGTTGTGCTCGTGGATACAAGCCAAAGCATGTCATTATCGGTCGGTGCAATGTCGGCAACCGAGACCCGATCGGATCGTGCCGCCAGACTGCTGGGGAACTCAGGTTTACTCGACAAGCTTGAAAAAGAACATTTGGTGAGCGTTTATTCGTTCGCACAGAACAGCGAACCGAAACTGCTGGAAAATCGGCGGGCGGATTCCGAATCGGCAACCGTTCGTGAACTCGATGCCAAAGCATCGGAAGACCTTGCCGGTGCGTCGCTTGCCGCACAGTTAGGAGCCTTGCTTGTCGGACTTGGATTGCTTCTCTGTATCGTTTCGCTACTCGTCGGGGCAGCGGGCAAGAGCGGTTTGATTCCATGGGCAATCGCGTCCTCAGCCTTGTCACTGTTTCTCGGCATCGTTTTGCTCGGAAGCATCTACGCAGTCAACACCAATCGCTCTCTGGCGGAATTGTTGGGGACGGATTCGGGTTCGCCTACGACCGAGGATACCGAGCGATCGTCGGACATCGATGAGCCGTCGCCTATCGAGCCGTCGCCTATCGAGCAGTCGCCTATGGAGCAGTCGCCTATCGATGGGGCAACGGAGCCTATTCGGGTCGTCGATTGGGCACAGGCGGTTGCCGCAGCGGGAACGGAGAGTCGGATAGGTGACGCGATACGAAATGTCTTGACCGACCACGACCCTTCGACTTTATCAGGTATCGTGGTAGTCAGTGACGGACAAAACAACGGAGGGGCAGGAACCGCGACCGCGATAGCAGCCGCCCGGCGTAGCCAGGTCGCCCTCTACCCACTGGGACTCGGCAGTAGCGACGCTCCGCTCAATGTCCGGGTTGTCGATCTTGACGCCCCCAGGCGAGTCTACCCCGGCGACAAGTTCGCCATCACGGCAATGCTTCAAGCCAGTGGTCCGAACTCGGTCGAGGTGGAGGTGCAATTACTGGATACTCTTGACGATGAACCAGCCGACGTCTCGAGCAGCGACTTAAACAATGCAGCTGAAAACCTTGGCGAAGTCATCGATAGTCAACGCGTCCGTATCAACAGCGACGGAACGTTAGCCGCCATCCGTTTCGAGATCGAACCAGAGTCGGTCGGTCGCCGTCGTTTGGCAATACGAGTGATTGCCCCCGAGAACGACCAGAACCGCCGCGATGATGTTCGCACCGCGCGCTACGAAGTGGTTGCCAAGAAGCTACGAGTTCTTGCCGTCGCTGGCGGCCCGACGCGCGAGTATCGCTTCATTCGGAATTTGATGTTCCGAGACAAATCGATCGAATTTGATGTGTGGCTGCAGACGGGTATGCCGGGCATGAGCCAAGACGCTGACAAGGTGCTGACCGAATTCCCCAGTGACCCTGAATCGCTGTTTGAGTACGACTCGATCATCATGTTTGATCCTGATTGGACCGCCATCTCCGCCGAGTCGATTGATCTGGTCGACCGTTGGATTAGCCAGCAAGCAGGCGGTTTGATTTTGATTGCTGGCCCTGTCTACCATCCACAGTGGACTCGCATGAGAACCGATCCACGGATCAATCGCATCTCGGGGTTTTATCCCGTCAACTTAACCACTCGCGGTGCCCTTTTGGGTGGCGGTCGGCAAGGAGGTGAGAATCCTTGGCCGCTGGAATTTACGCCCGAAGCACGCCGGGCCGAGTTTCTTTGGATCGCCGACGATCCAGCAGAAAGTTTTGATATTTGGGAGAAATTTGGCGGTGTCTTTGACTTCGTCGGCGTCAAAAGCCCTAAGCCGGGCGCGAAAGTCTATGCCCATTTTTCGGATCCGACGACTGAAATAGGCGGATCGCTGCCTGTCTATCTGGCTTCCCATTTTTACGGCGCCGGTCGAGTTTACTTCCAAGGTAGCGGTGAGATGTGGCGGTTGAGAGGCGAAAGCGATGCCTACTTCGATAGCTACTATACGAAACTCGTCCGCTGGGTCAGCGAGGGACGGTTGCTTCGCGATAGCACGCGCGGCGTGTTGCTCATCGATTCTTCGCGAGCGATGATTGGCGAAACGATTGCCATTCGAGCTATCTTGACCGATGATCAATTCGAACCGCTGGACGTTCCCGAAGTGGCTGCGAAATTACTGGCCCCAAGTGGCCGTATCGATGACGTCAAATTGTTGCCTCTCAAAGGAGAACCGAGACCGGGAACCTACGGCGGTCAGTTCATTGCACGAGAAGCTGGCAACTATGAGATCCGAGTCACGCTCGGCGACGCGTTGGATGAACAGGTCCTACAGCAAAGCGTCCAAGTTCGGTTGCCAACCATCGAACTCGAACGACCTCGCCGCAACGACGATGAGCTTCAACAATTGGCCGATATGACGGGTGGCATCTACACGGCGATCGATTCGGAAACGTCTGATGAAAGCGTCGTCTCGACATTGACCTCAACGCTAAAACCGCAGCCACAAACGACCGTTTTGCCTGGCACCCCCGACCTCGATTTCAATCGCCGCCGTAACGTGGTGTTGATGTGGTTGATCGCAACGCTACTAACCATGGAATGGGTCACTCGACGGTTACACCGACTAGCTTGA